A section of the Bacillota bacterium genome encodes:
- a CDS encoding Gfo/Idh/MocA family oxidoreductase, with protein sequence MNIGIIGTGARATSYAMLCNSDIRENIVVKALADINETRVKQFAEKYFSNKKMPELYTDYNQLLDDKTIEAVIICTPDMTHKEIALAALKQDKHILLEKPIATKIEDCVAIFRESLRHNKVFMMGFVLRYTSLYSKIKEIVSRGELGKLISIEAKETLGYVHAGSFFRRWHRFSKNNGGFLNAKCSHDMDILNWIAGVDPVIVFAAGSRTYFNKREDAPERCFNCTQKINCRYYCKREDFGQFSSAEDLCVFNADKDIVDHESVIIEYENGLTTCFTVSMLSSEANRTMVIFGSDATLNADFMRGTIHLKYINPANEIVYKFTDINSFHGGGDFGIFVNFIDAIKSGRHQNTNDARAGMMSSVIALSAEICIKEKRAVNLTHLIESIE encoded by the coding sequence GTGAACATAGGGATAATAGGAACCGGTGCAAGAGCGACTTCTTATGCAATGCTTTGCAATTCTGATATACGTGAAAACATCGTGGTAAAAGCATTGGCAGATATAAATGAAACTAGGGTTAAGCAATTTGCCGAAAAATATTTTAGCAATAAAAAAATGCCTGAGCTGTATACAGACTACAATCAACTCCTTGATGATAAAACCATTGAAGCCGTGATTATCTGCACCCCAGATATGACTCACAAGGAAATAGCGCTGGCAGCTTTAAAACAGGATAAGCATATATTGCTTGAAAAACCTATAGCTACTAAAATTGAGGATTGTGTTGCCATATTCAGGGAAAGTCTCAGGCACAACAAGGTATTTATGATGGGCTTTGTTTTGAGGTATACAAGCCTGTATAGCAAAATCAAAGAGATTGTTTCACGTGGGGAATTGGGAAAACTTATCTCCATAGAAGCCAAGGAAACTCTTGGTTATGTTCATGCAGGAAGTTTTTTTAGGAGATGGCATAGGTTCAGTAAAAATAATGGAGGCTTCCTTAATGCCAAATGCAGTCATGATATGGATATTTTGAACTGGATAGCAGGGGTTGACCCTGTAATTGTTTTCGCTGCAGGAAGCAGGACCTATTTTAATAAGAGAGAAGATGCTCCCGAAAGGTGCTTTAACTGTACACAAAAGATCAACTGCAGGTATTATTGCAAGCGTGAGGATTTCGGTCAATTCAGTTCTGCTGAGGATCTTTGCGTATTCAACGCTGACAAAGATATTGTTGACCATGAATCTGTAATCATAGAATATGAAAATGGCTTAACTACATGTTTTACCGTATCCATGCTAAGTTCGGAAGCTAACAGGACTATGGTTATTTTTGGTTCTGATGCTACACTGAATGCTGATTTTATGAGGGGTACCATACATTTAAAATATATAAATCCGGCAAATGAGATAGTATACAAATTTACAGATATAAATTCCTTCCATGGCGGAGGCGATTTTGGAATTTTTGTCAACTTCATTGATGCTATAAAGTCTGGTAGGCATCAAAATACCAATGATGCCAGGGCAGGTATGATGAGCTCGGTTATTGCCCTATCAGCAGAGATTTGCATAAAGGAAAAACGTGCTGTTAATCTGACCCATTTAATTGAAAGTATAGAATAG